Proteins encoded in a region of the Maridesulfovibrio bastinii DSM 16055 genome:
- a CDS encoding cation:proton antiporter, producing MGIASDLVLIIVAGMLGGYIARLCRQPLLLGYIIVGILVGPYTGGITVSKVHDVEKLAEIGVGLLLFTLGIEFSLKELKPVKMVALIGTPVQILLTIIYGWGIGKIMGWDNIVSLWFGGFISLSSTMVVLKTLESKGLVGTLSSKVMLGMLVVQDLAIVPMLIIWPQLGLPTFGLGQLGYAGIKAAVFIATMIFLGARIIPKVMEIVVGWHSREMFLLTISAIGLGVGYATHLLGLSFAFGAFAAGMVLSESRYSYQAISDLLPLRDIFSLLFFASMGMLIDPVFIWNNLGLVVLLAVLAMVGKGLVFALVSKPFGYGNVVPLALGLGMSQVGELSFLLLQQGADSGSIPRQYFPLFLGAGILTMMLTPLLSGLTGPLYSILKKRRQDDPLQTINVTENELHEHVVILGGGRVGSFVAGILDRMDIVNVTIELNNKTVKAAEEQERAVIFGDATQPMVLEAAAVDKAKLILMTIPSVAGSSSAAAMLAHIAPNVPVVALVRNSEQIASLKSLGVTPIFPEFETGLEMTREALINYHVPAPEVQTFMDELRRERYTGVFVNRPEYEILSRLRRASESLTMNWVTVEKGSAIDGRTLIESNIRAATGASVVGIIRGGILRPNPDGGFRFKASDLAGVIGSEKEVNKFRELSIAEKEDTLIEG from the coding sequence GTGGGAATTGCTTCTGACCTTGTTTTGATAATTGTAGCCGGGATGCTCGGCGGATATATTGCCCGCCTGTGCAGGCAGCCCTTGCTGTTGGGATATATAATTGTTGGAATTCTTGTCGGACCATATACCGGGGGAATAACTGTTTCCAAAGTCCATGATGTTGAAAAGCTGGCAGAGATCGGTGTCGGCCTGCTGTTATTCACCCTTGGAATAGAATTTTCACTTAAAGAATTAAAGCCGGTTAAAATGGTCGCCCTTATCGGTACCCCTGTCCAGATTTTATTAACAATTATATACGGTTGGGGTATCGGAAAAATAATGGGCTGGGACAATATTGTTTCCCTCTGGTTCGGTGGTTTTATTTCGCTTTCCAGTACTATGGTTGTTTTAAAAACTTTGGAGAGCAAAGGACTGGTGGGAACACTTTCCAGCAAGGTTATGCTGGGAATGCTTGTTGTTCAGGATCTGGCCATAGTCCCGATGCTGATTATCTGGCCCCAGCTCGGGTTGCCTACTTTCGGTCTGGGACAGCTCGGTTATGCAGGAATTAAAGCCGCAGTTTTTATTGCGACCATGATTTTTCTAGGCGCAAGGATTATTCCAAAAGTTATGGAAATCGTCGTCGGCTGGCATTCCCGGGAAATGTTTCTGCTTACTATAAGTGCCATAGGTCTTGGCGTTGGGTATGCCACGCATCTGCTTGGTCTGTCGTTCGCTTTCGGTGCTTTTGCCGCAGGTATGGTACTTAGTGAATCCCGTTATTCGTATCAGGCTATAAGTGACCTGCTTCCATTAAGAGATATTTTCAGCCTTCTGTTTTTTGCTTCTATGGGAATGCTGATTGACCCGGTATTTATCTGGAACAATCTTGGCCTTGTTGTTTTGCTGGCTGTTCTGGCTATGGTCGGCAAGGGGCTTGTTTTTGCTCTTGTTTCCAAGCCGTTCGGTTATGGTAATGTTGTTCCATTGGCTCTCGGACTGGGGATGTCCCAGGTGGGTGAATTATCTTTTCTGCTGTTACAGCAGGGGGCAGATTCAGGATCAATACCACGGCAGTATTTCCCCTTGTTTTTAGGAGCAGGAATACTGACTATGATGCTCACACCTCTTCTTTCCGGCCTTACTGGTCCACTTTATTCTATTTTGAAAAAACGCAGGCAGGACGACCCGTTGCAGACAATAAATGTTACTGAAAATGAGCTGCATGAACACGTTGTCATACTTGGAGGGGGCAGAGTTGGCTCCTTTGTCGCCGGTATTCTGGATAGAATGGACATTGTAAATGTGACAATAGAATTGAATAATAAAACCGTTAAGGCAGCGGAAGAACAGGAAAGGGCTGTTATTTTCGGCGATGCTACACAGCCGATGGTGCTGGAGGCTGCTGCCGTGGATAAAGCAAAGCTGATACTGATGACCATTCCTTCCGTAGCCGGATCAAGTTCAGCCGCGGCCATGCTTGCACACATAGCACCCAATGTTCCTGTGGTGGCTCTGGTGCGCAACAGTGAGCAGATAGCCTCCCTTAAATCGCTTGGAGTGACTCCTATTTTTCCGGAATTTGAAACCGGGCTTGAAATGACAAGGGAAGCCCTGATTAATTACCATGTTCCAGCCCCCGAAGTTCAGACTTTTATGGATGAACTGCGAAGGGAAAGATATACCGGAGTTTTTGTCAACCGACCTGAATATGAGATACTTTCAAGGCTGCGCAGGGCTTCTGAGTCGCTGACCATGAACTGGGTGACTGTTGAAAAAGGATCTGCCATTGATGGGCGCACTCTTATTGAATCTAATATCCGTGCCGCTACCGGGGCTTCAGTTGTCGGGATAATAAGAGGAGGCATTCTGCGTCCTAATCCTGACGGAGGGTTCCGGTTCAAAGCTTCCGATCTGGCCGGTGTGATAGGCTCTGAAAAGGAAGTTAATAAATTCAGAGAGTTGTCCATAGCTGAAAAAGAGGATACTCTCATAGAGGGCTGA